From one Nocardioides scoriae genomic stretch:
- the hemG gene encoding protoporphyrinogen oxidase codes for MPTSPDRRPPRVVVVGAGIAGLAAARRVVATRPDAEVVVLEAAPRVGGSLHRAEVGGVLVDVGAEAMLHRRPEGVRLAREVGLGDALVHPATTSAQLWNRDRLVPMPRTLMGVPTDLRSLEGVISARGIARAALDAVLPATDLGGEDVSVGRLVEERLGAEVVDRLVEPLLGGVYAGHSREISARAAVPQVVALLERDRALSRAAGAALPPVGEPVTAPVFAGLRGGMARLPAALAASLADSGVQVRTGATVRDLARRPGGGWNLVVGPTVEAEVLRADAVVLATPARSTARLLSDVAPLAALELARVEHASMAIVTLAVPAATFPAVAGSGFLVPPVDGHAIKASTFSFAKWDWVREAGVGAGAGEDLLLLRCSLGRHREEQALQRSDEELVALALADLSQAVGAAVVPVDTHVQRWGGALPQYAVGHLDRVAAVRREVAALPGLAVCGSAYDGVGIPACIASADLAVVQALRGLDTMAP; via the coding sequence GTGCCGACGAGCCCCGACCGACGCCCTCCCCGCGTCGTCGTGGTGGGCGCCGGGATCGCCGGCCTCGCCGCCGCCCGGCGGGTGGTCGCCACCCGGCCCGACGCCGAGGTAGTCGTGCTCGAGGCAGCCCCCCGGGTGGGCGGCAGCCTGCACCGCGCGGAGGTCGGGGGAGTCCTCGTCGACGTGGGCGCCGAGGCGATGCTGCACCGGCGTCCCGAGGGCGTGAGGCTGGCCCGCGAGGTCGGCCTGGGCGACGCGCTGGTGCACCCCGCCACCACCTCGGCGCAGCTGTGGAACCGCGACCGGCTGGTGCCGATGCCGCGCACCCTGATGGGGGTGCCGACCGACCTGCGCTCCCTCGAGGGCGTGATCTCGGCCCGGGGGATCGCCCGCGCGGCCCTCGACGCCGTGCTGCCGGCGACCGACCTCGGCGGCGAGGACGTCAGCGTCGGACGGCTGGTCGAGGAGCGCCTCGGGGCGGAGGTCGTCGACCGGCTGGTGGAGCCCCTCCTCGGTGGGGTGTACGCCGGCCACTCCCGCGAGATCTCGGCCCGCGCCGCGGTGCCCCAGGTGGTGGCGCTGCTCGAGCGCGACCGGGCCCTGTCGCGGGCCGCGGGGGCGGCGCTGCCGCCGGTCGGCGAGCCCGTGACCGCGCCGGTCTTCGCCGGCCTGCGCGGGGGGATGGCCCGGCTGCCCGCCGCGCTGGCCGCGTCGCTGGCCGACTCGGGGGTGCAGGTGCGCACGGGGGCGACGGTGCGCGACCTGGCGCGTCGCCCGGGCGGGGGCTGGAACCTGGTCGTCGGCCCCACCGTCGAGGCCGAGGTGCTGCGGGCCGACGCCGTGGTGCTCGCGACGCCGGCCCGCTCGACGGCGCGGCTGCTCAGCGACGTCGCCCCGCTGGCCGCGCTGGAGCTGGCGCGGGTCGAGCACGCCTCGATGGCGATCGTGACCCTGGCCGTCCCGGCCGCGACCTTCCCGGCGGTGGCGGGGTCGGGCTTCCTGGTGCCGCCCGTGGACGGGCACGCGATCAAGGCCTCGACGTTCTCCTTCGCCAAGTGGGACTGGGTCCGCGAGGCGGGGGTCGGCGCGGGAGCGGGGGAGGACCTGCTGCTGCTCCGGTGCTCGCTGGGGCGCCACCGGGAGGAGCAGGCCCTGCAGCGCAGCGACGAGGAGCTGGTGGCGCTGGCGCTGGCCGACCTGTCCCAGGCGGTCGGCGCCGCGGTCGTGCCGGTCGACACCCACGTGCAGCGCTGGGGCGGGGCGCTGCCGCAGTACGCCGTCGGCCACCTCGACCGGGTGGCGGCCGTGCGGCGCGAGGTGGCGGCGCTGCCGGGGCTCGCGGTCTGCGGCTCGGCGTACGACGGGGTGGGGATCCCGGCCTGCATCGCCTCGGCCGACCTGGCGGTGGTCCAGGCGCTTCGCGGCCTTGACACAATGGCGCCATGA